In Plasmodium gaboni strain SY75 chromosome 14, whole genome shotgun sequence, one genomic interval encodes:
- a CDS encoding hypothetical protein (conserved Plasmodium protein, unknown function) codes for MEKSSKLYLLQEYMKEYNRGTSLPHDSKNKDNDEYLSLYNDINNEDQYIYNTPTIDYKNINEIKNFVDMNDYLSTKNLLNENSTFDGNKEEIDLRNGSLDIEHIKYGNLPDINIQDVHVEDAYIKDLDISNEQFENESYPNNICKKELITQNNTDIPQDYNINETIIDRSSNKPSSYKQYNMNDCCRKNNSFNNNIMDNICNGNEKYKMSDNKQICEIIKAKEHLIIDEICSLVKNANKKIKNQVQEYKNKNISVLDCKENINDNCDMNNSQNILHTNEGIEEYKLNENNIHNTVKITKEVYSCNSFSSNSDTTLSYESVNKKKKKTKKEEIKNHCNNVEEINNLTKEDTLIYKSDKKYTKNDIENINNLNMECKLNSLNNNEDTSDISTNNNTKDLYPKSNSNKSDIFNNSIHIRNIINNSNLEDFKNINTVNNASIFNYKKDINKNNINYTNNKFCSNIEKIHLKNIEETECDKSFLDIIEKREIRYDSSDTYKKEHIKNKELQIGCFLKEENNNKTDILKNPLKEEIRHLKLKSKNIIVKEQTSINDISNAIEEHFYSTYISKDALIGVPTNNKKYNNDYYNLKKNIEGTKETIQNCNKYFNQDIQKKYINNSFNENSKQSFSGKEQVNKENMTMPDKNEQVILNIKNIETPHIELNSIDEKKYFNINEKDFYENFKEHIENDSFDYSIMEENRKGNIDTNFYYDNKYINKNKIISNEFSSDKERYIKQNEPSLFNKSPNTIKNNDYNEKVKYMISSINESCKLLKRTSLYNEKKNVKTEPSLLLKLGETNTLENKLNDSFESQVIEKVSKNINLEHKAASNYKHNNNNNNNIHNNKKKKYGNICTNIYNNYDQKGYKENINIKLTSLNHKKRSNTPSIMIADVLKIIDKNTDENYKERTKFLTPYNNKNIDDENNSSYNNIKISNIKNEKSNKIGYPKNSNRKVVNIKSHYISKYNNMFLYMDTEKKKKNEEKKTYKKLNVPCHKKIYECEKRDNSKEIIKIHCKKDDKDVIKKQCSLNEYKKEKLIEQKLPNFGGQEIPIWGGIEIPNWEEEYMPLEKKIREPYVEEKKEEKIKNKIIHVNSNNNKIHYPSPNKVKKNNSIHNAQETEKLRKLKNNNGNNYTYEKGEEKNKNICSSSRNNSLTSIRNKSLKNIKKNVLTKKDSILNQDKLNDGKYDIKKMEKKKINVNSQINHKIDSDKKKNNKFEKYGKYGGKCEKYGGKCEKYGEKYGKYPLDIEASFRCKNLYLKISVDTNSEQILKYIPNKISKRNMEFKLIITKFIDGFIKCTESKIYKSSNIILQNIETDISYNITIHAYNNVVSSLWLYASISFYLTKFNLENFKLKTPCYFTLAKNTDFLNFITNNDNEKKIVPLKSEKNITQKIILHNINEKKITKDNELTNDSTNMLKDIEEENNQQFHKNNSTCSDEENSDESIVPIKNLHIQNNLEFKGIKNEINSNINISTRNKINLNNNINTLNNKYNNTTEGNAPNNSEIHNMIHEDEEIKSTSSYEELLLSFDDLNKSEIKNKFIKVKYENCNNDDQRKITPTFETSNGIEYPSFCKYNYNSRPNQKIEVINKVCMKEVKDKKKENYIVYKKMKDNNSLKNTTLLNHNTRNQNKQSFKFTEFSLKKKNTNLKTKAQKKINIKNDNNNDNNNDNNNDDNNNNNIDISNMSSNELTIKEITDSSSFILSSSCLSKENFKNDNKRKDIEFFKSNKDDSTENSNQHEEKNNKNFQECKPTLSDILLKQLLKEKNEISHDDNDDDKGYSKTIHKNDNIYTNCNVNKYDIDKSKNISINNNIIYNKHINKEYNPCENYKNKETKNIKLDKKKKGDESIKNYEQNLQDIYIKNNTYCNNYMKKSKDKINENSPIKKSLPTKDNTSKLDPKVYNNMYDNIYNMLNKNDGVKENKRDSIPDYVSMADSIFHLEDCKDSQSNHSHIQELQDECVEKIHMQDNNDIYYSSTTNKKNDEMKGRNDIFKNHNIYNRRVQSGNKNVLVNNKCNELNNLHKKENKILNKDAHIINSVENNVYKNDRSVKNLNDIINKRFCTPEIVTKVLKIEESINDNTFNIIDKKDTPNKHNKGPNYISNEIKETKKEVKSNSLKRYLNKTCDNLNITSRINMLNKTSPTISFLNKTSMNNKNVDKEDNYKKYSDSIKRKSYNSEDLLYKGNFYKNVRRAYKIENKQPFGNKKDKKVFKVDDNNVNKNRTIIYDHNNNNNNNNNNNVYTHNMNSKNYINTPNVSLNTSYGNINSLYIREENPKNYNRDNKQNIINDSKNDKQNLQYININKNKNSLQCDSNYIKNESIKECEENYVIRKQPNYIGTNNGENNINNITSTIKKNVNNYFEKLKNLKDNNNNNNMKNIYSGNTVLNNNPYNYIMNNNKINYIQHPNPININNNNDKSYFYANNNPISVNHNNNISHAYQQHNNNNPIKKEDNAYNTSRNKNFPYMLNRFNPFIQPNYGNKKNICNNNYFVQSTQPHINNYTANNQEPFANFNNNVYNKFNMSTCEGKNTAYNNLCIDQNKMYLLNQYQMRCNQNINQTHNELNNQTKNNMNHFIEENNIAEEKNIYYNKQNIRPNNDGNKKIRTPLSEVPEIIGEDNSYIIYKMNDEKNIKNYVQNNITNINNHIMKNVDNNIHKNQYIYKAQVKPKYITPQISNINMKNNLNHMVKRINHIYPKNQNAHINHNININNNINNMNNIKNINYLNEERERNNFIQMNMEYLKNIPMDKNKKKLYYPHTNVTNMGQNYEKQINASNLIRTVINKDNKNNVENKECQLPLPYYNVTQKDISNENNFTCLNINQIKPINHPSYDENNVIHYTNQKENYIKKNYNNFQHLNDMKSFNKNEKPINLYANNNLLYKKKIEKENEIKNTSNMNTEENNILEDTNNYSNMKNNVFLKSESRISNNDRKFSPSFGNINNEDIKNNNYEKHENIQVYTNSQTFELNIQLDEYTCKEIAFTYRDILDEKVIPFINDNKLKKTFLNPIKEKMRYMMQNGIVKWYISITEFL; via the coding sequence atggAAAAGAGTTCAAAATTATACCTTCTACAAGAATATATGAAGGAATATAATAGAGGTACTTCTCTTCCCCATGatagtaaaaataaagataacgatgaatatttatctttatataacgacataaataatgaagatcagtatatatataatactcCTACAATTGactataaaaatataaatgaaataaagAACTTTGTAGATATGAATGATTACTTATCAACTAAGAATTTATTGAATGAAAATTCAACGTTCGATGGTAATAAGGAAGAAATAGATTTAAGAAATGGCTCATTAGATATAGaacatattaaatatgGAAATCTTCcagatataaatatacaagATGTACATGTTGAAGATGCATATATTAAAGATTTAGATATCTCAAATGAACAGTTTGAAAATGAATCTTATcctaataatatatgtaaaaaagAATTGATTACACAAAATAATACCGATATACCACAAGATTATAACATTAATGAAACAATAATAGATAGAAGTAGTAATAAACCTTCATCCTAcaaacaatataatatgaatgattgttgtagaaaaaataattcatttaataataatataatggATAACATATGTAATggaaatgaaaaatataaaatgtcTGATAATAAACAGATATGTGAAATTATCAAAGCAAAAGAACATTTAATTATAGATGAAATATGCAGCTTGGTAAAAAATgcaaataaaaaaattaaaaatcAAGTACAAGAATACAAGAACAAAAACATATCTGTTTTAGATtgtaaagaaaatataaacgATAATTGTGATATGAATAATTCACAAAACATTTTACATACTAATGAAGGTAtagaagaatataaattaaatgaGAACAATATCCATAATACAGTGAAAATAACAAAAGAAGTATATAGTTGTAATAGCTTCTCCTCCAATTCTGATACAACATTGAGTTATGAAAGtgttaataaaaaaaaaaaaaaaacaaaaaaggAAGAAATAAAGAATCATTGTAATAATGttgaagaaataaataatttaacAAAAGAAGATACATTAATTTATAAGagtgataaaaaatataccaaaaatgatatagaaaatataaataatttaaatatggaatgtaaattaaattctttaaataataatgaagataCCAGCGATATAAGTACAAATAACAACACTAAAGATTTATATCCAAAAAGTAATTCAAATAAATCAGATATTTTCAACAATTCAATAcatataagaaatattattaataacaGTAATCTTGAAGatttcaaaaatataaatactGTAAACAATGCAAgcatttttaattataaaaaagatataaataaaaataatataaattatacaaataataagTTCTGTAgtaatatagaaaaaatacatttaaaGAATATTGAGGAAACTGAATGTGATAAATCATTCTTGGATATAATTGAAAAAAGGGAAATCAGGTATGATTCATCCgatacatataaaaaagaacatattaaaaacaaGGAGCTACAAATAGGatgttttttaaaagaggaaaataataataaaacagatattctaaaaaatccattaaaagaagaaattaGACATTTGAAATTAAAAtctaaaaatattattgtaaAAGAACAAACTTCtattaatgatatatcAAACGCAATAGAAGaacatttttattctaCTTATATAAGTAAGGATGCTTTAATAGGAGTTCCTAcaaataacaaaaaatataataatgattattataacttaaagaaaaatatagaGGGAACAAAAGAAACTATACAAAAttgtaataaatattttaatcaagatatacaaaagaaatatattaataatagtTTCAATGAAAACAGTAAACAATCTTTTAGTGGTAAAGAGCAAgtaaataaagaaaatatgaCAATGCCAGACAAGAATGAACAAGTTAtattgaatataaaaaatattgaaacACCTCATATTGAGTTAAATTCAAtagatgaaaaaaaatattttaatataaatgaaaaagatttttatgaaaattttaAGGAACATATAGAAAATGATTCCTTTGATTATAGTATAATGGAGGAAAATAGAAAGGGTAATATTGACacaaatttttattatgataataagtacattaataaaaataaaataatatccAATGAATTTAGTAGTGATAAGgaaagatatattaaacaaaatgaaccttcattatttaataaatcaCCAAATactattaaaaataatgattaCAATGAAAAGgttaaatatatgatatcTTCAATAAACGAAAGCTGTAAGTTATTAAAGAGAACctctttatataatgaaaagaaaaatgtaaaaaCAGAACcttctttattattaaaattagGAGAAACAAATAcattagaaaataaattaaatgattCTTTTGAATCTCAAGTTATTGAAAAGGtaagtaaaaatataaatctGGAACACAAAGCTGCATCGaattataaacataataataataataataataatattcataataataaaaagaaaaaatatggaaatatatgtacaaacatatataataattatgatcAGAAAGGATACAAGGAAAATATCAACATAAAATTGACATCATTAAATCATAAAAAACGTTCAAATACACCATCTATTATGATAGCTGATGTCTTAAAAATTATAGATAAAAATACAgatgaaaattataaagaaaGAACAAAATTCTTAACCccatataataataagaatatagatgatgaaaataattcCTCTTATAACAATATCAAGATtagtaatataaaaaatgagaaaaGTAACAAAATAGGATATCCAAAAAATAGTAACCGTAAAGTTGTTAATATCAAATCTCATTATATATCTAagtataataatatgttcttatatatggatacagaaaagaaaaaaaaaaatgaagaaaaaaaaacatataaaaaattgaatGTGCCATGTCATAAGAAGATTTATGAATGTGAAAAAAGAGATAATTCcaaagaaattataaaaattcatTGTAAAAAGGATGATAAGgatgttataaaaaaacaatgttctttaaatgaatataaaaaagagaaaTTGATCGAACAAAAGTTACCAAACTTTGGAGGACAAGAAATACCAATATGGGGTGGAATTGAAATACCAAATTGGGAAGAAGAATATATGCcattagaaaaaaaaataagagAACCATATGTAGAAGagaaaaaagaagaaaaaattaaaaataaaataatccatgtaaattcaaataataacaaGATTCATTATCCATCTCCAAAcaaagtaaaaaaaaataattctatACATAATGCACAAGAAACAGAAAAATTAAGGAAattaaaaaacaataatGGAAATAACTATACTTATGAAAAAGGTGAggaaaagaataaaaacATTTGTTCTTCCTCAAGAAATAATTCATTAACCAGTATTAGAAATAAAAGTTTAAagaatattaaaaagaatgTTTTGACAAAAAAAGATAGTATATTAAACCAAGACAAATTAAATGATGgtaaatatgatataaagaaaatggagaagaagaaaataaatgtGAACTCTCaaataaatcataaaatagatagtgataagaaaaaaaacaataaattTGAAAAGTATGGAAAATACGGAGGAAAGTGCGAAAAATATGGAGGAAAGTGCGAAAAATATGGAGAAAAGTATGGAAAATATCCACTTGATATTGAAGCATCTTTTAGATGTAAAAATCTTTATCTAAAAATCAGTGTAGATACTAATAGTGaacaaatattaaaatatattccaaataaaatatcaaaaagaaatatggaatttaaattaattataacaaaatttattgatggatttataaaatgtacTGAATCAAAGATTTATAAATCAtcaaatataattttacaaaatattgAAACAGATATTTCATACAATATTACAATTCAtgcatataataatgttgTATCTTCTTTATGGTTATATGCTTcaatatctttttatttgacaaaatttaatttggagaattttaaattaaaaactCCTTGTTATTTTACACTAGCCAAAAATACagattttttaaatttcataacaaataatgataatgagaaaaaaatagtGCCTTTAAAAAGTGAAAAAAACATaacacaaaaaataattttgcataatattaatgagaaaaaaataacgAAAGATAATGAGCTAACAAATGACTCTACAAATATGTTGAAGGATATAGAGGAAGAAAATAACCAACaatttcataaaaataattcaacTTGTTCGGATGAAGAAAATTCTGATGAAAGTATTGTTcctataaaaaatttacatatCCAAAATAATTTAGAATTTAAAGGTATCAAAAACGAAAtaaatagtaatataaatataagtaCTAGAAATAAGATAAAtcttaataataatattaatactttgaataataaatacaataACACAACAGAGGGGAATGCGCCAAACAATTCTGAAATACATAATATGATACATGAGgatgaagaaataaaaagCACTTCTAGTTatgaagaattattattaagtTTCGATGATCTTAATAAAAgtgaaataaaaaataaatttataaaagtaaaatatgaaaattgTAATAATGACGATCAACGAAAAATAACGCCAACATTCGAAACATCTAATGGAATTGAATATCCATCCTTTTGTAagtataattataattcCAGACCAAATCAAAAGATAGAAGTAATAAATAAAGTATGTATGAAAGAAgtaaaagataaaaaaaaagaaaattatatagtatataaaaaaatgaaggATAACAACAGTTTGAAAAACACCACATTATTGAACCATAATACAAGGAATCAGAATAAACaatcttttaaatttacCGAGTTTTCTcttaagaaaaaaaatacaaacCTAAAAACAAAAGctcaaaaaaaaataaacataaaaaatgacaataataatgataataataatgataataataatgatgataataataataataatattgatatatcCAATATGTCATCAAACGAACTCACCATCAAGGAAATCACAGATTCAAgttcatttatattatcaagTAGCTGTTTATCCaaagaaaattttaaaaatgataataaaagaaaagacatagaattttttaaatctaATAAAGATGATTCAACTGAAAATTCGAATCAAcatgaagaaaaaaataataagaacTTTCAAGAGTGTAAACCAACTTTAAgtgatatattattaaaacaaCTTCTTAAAGAAAAGAACGAAATATCTcatgatgataatgatgatgataaagGATATTCAAAAACaatacataaaaatgataatatatatacgAATTGTAATGtgaataaatatgatatagATAAAAGCAAAAATATCTccattaataataatataatttataataaacatattaataaagaataCAATCCTTgtgaaaattataaaaataaagaaacgaagaatataaaattagataagaaaaaaaaaggtgatgaatctataaaaaattatgaacaaaatttacaagatatatacataaaaaataatacctattgtaataattatatgaaaaaatcAAAAGATAAAATCAACGAAAATAGCcctataaaaaaaagtttaCCTACAAAAGATAATACATCAAAATTGGATCCTAAAgtttataataatatgtatgataatatatacaacatgctaaataaaaatgacggtgttaaagaaaataagaGAGATTCTATCCCTGATTATGTTTCAATGGCAGATTCTATTTTTCATTTAGAAGATTGTAAGGACAGCCAAAGTAATCATTCACATATCCAAGAATTACAAGATGAATGTGTTGAGAAAATACATATGCAAGATAACAAcgatatatattatagtaGTACTACAAATAAGAAAAACGATGAAATGAAAGGAAGAAATGATATCTTTaaaaatcataatatatataacagAAGAGTACAAAGTGGTAACAAAAACGTGTTagtaaataataaatgtaatgaattaaacaatttacataaaaaggaaaataaaattttaaataaagatgcacatattattaatagtgtagaaaataatgtttataaaaatgatagatcagtaaaaaatttaaatgatattataaacaaaaGATTTTGTACCCCCGAAATTGTAACAAAGGTTTTAAAAATTGAAGAAAGCATAAACGATAAtacttttaatataattgataaaaaagatacaccaaataaacataataaaggtcccaattatatatcaaatgAAATTAAGGAAACTAAAAAAGAAGTCAAATCAAATTCACTTAAAAGATACCTAAATAAAACATGcgataatttaaatataacGAGTAGAATTAATATGCTAAATAAAACTAGTCCAACAATAAGTTTTCTAAACAAAACTTCTATGAATAACAAAAATGTAGATAAGGaagataattataaaaaatatagtGACAGTATAAAACGTAAAAGTTATAATTCAGAagatttattatataaaggtaatttttataaaaatgtaagACGTGCATATAAAATAGAGAATAAACAACCATTTggtaataaaaaagataaaaaagtttttaaagttgatgataataatgtaaataaaaatagaaccataatatatgatcataataataataataataataataataataataatgtatatactcataatatgaacagtaagaattatattaataccCCCAATGTATCTTTAAATACATCCTatggaaatataaattcattatatattcgTGAAGAAAATCCAAAGAACTATAATAGAGATAACAAAcagaatattataaatgataGTAAGAATGATAAACAAAATTTGcaatatattaacattaACAAAAATAAGAATTCATTACAATGTGATagtaattatataaaaaatgaatcAATAAAAGAGTGTGAAGAAAATTACGTAATAAGAAAACAGCCAAATTATATTGGTACAAACAATGgtgaaaataatattaataatattacatcaacaataaaaaaaaatgttaacaattattttgaaaaattaaaaaatttaaaggataacaataataataataatatgaagAATATTTACTCTGGTAATACCGTCTTAAATAATAATCcttataattatattatgaacaataataagataaattatatacaacATCCTAATCccataaatattaataataataatgataaatcttatttttatgcAAATAATAATCCTATAAGTGttaatcataataataatataagtCATGCATACCAAcaacataataataataatccaataaaaaaagaagataaCGCTTATAATACAAGTAGGAACAAAAATTTCCCATATATGTTAAATCGTTTCAATCCATTTATTCAACCCAATTATggtaataaaaaaaatatatgcaataataattattttgtacAGTCCACCCAACCACATATTAACAACTATACAGCAAATAATCAAGAACCCTTTGctaattttaataataatgtgtATAATAAGTTTAATATGAGTACTTGTGAGGGGAAAAATACTgcttataataatttgtGCATAgatcaaaataaaatgtacTTACTAAACCAATATCAAATGAGATGtaatcaaaatattaatCAGACACATAACGAATTAAATAAtcaaacaaaaaataatatgaaccATTTTATcgaagaaaataatattgcTGAGgaaaagaatatatattacaataaacaaaatatcAGACCAAATAATGatggaaataaaaaaatacgTACACCTTTAAGTGAAGTACCAGAAATTATAGGTGAAGACAATTCctatataatttataaaatgaatgatgaaaagaatataaaaaattatgttcagaataatattacaaatataaataatcatattatgaaaaatgttgataataatattcataagaatcaatatatatataaagcACAAGTTAAGccaaaatatataacacCACAAATTAGTAACATcaatatgaaaaataatttgaatCATATGGTTAAGAgaataaatcatatatatccAAAGAATCAAAATGCTCATAttaatcataatattaacataaataataatataaataatatgaataatataaaaaatataaattatttaaatgaagaaagagaaagaaataattttatacaaatgaatatggaatatttaaaaaatattcctatggataaaaataaaaagaaattatattatccTCATACAAATGTAACAAATATGGGAcaaaattatgaaaaacaaataaatgCATCAAATTTAATTAGAACagttataaataaagataataaaaataatgtagaaaataaagaatgTCAATTACCATTACCTTATTATAATGTAACACAAAAAGATATTtcaaatgaaaataattttacaTGTTTAAACATTAATCAAATAAAACCAATTAACCATCCTTCttatgatgaaaataatgttATACATTACACAAATCAAAAAgagaattatataaaaaagaattacAACAATTTTCAACATTTAAATGATATGaaatcatttaataaaaatgagAAGCCAATAAATCTGTATgcaaataataatttactttataaaaaaaaaatagagAAGGAgaatgaaataaaaaatacttcaaatatgaatacagaagaaaataatatattagaagatacaaataattattcGAATATGAAGAATAATGTATTTCTAAAAAGTGAAAGTCGTATTAGTAACAATGACAGGAAATTTTCACCTTCGTTCGGaaacataaataatgaagatattaaaaataataattatgagAAACATGAAAATATTCAAGTATATACAAATTCACAAACTTTtgaattaaatatacaacTTGATGAATACACATGTAAAGAAATTGCTTTTACATATAGAGATATACTAGATGAAAAAGTAATTCCTTTcattaatgataataaattaaaaaaaacatttttaaatcctataaa
- a CDS encoding hypothetical protein (conserved Plasmodium protein, unknown function): MKINKGLLFIFHILILFYEIYMVLSSSARKDEMNIMDFFPSNSLLYPLDFQKNWQASEPIPLNIHYSVPAYGDKDMLNSLEYHNDLEIYNNEKEEIKRRIISEQKRMEDNLWNKIQLLKLKQKRIENQNYLR, from the exons atgaagattAATAAAGGTCTTTTGTTTATATTCCACATCCTAATTTTATTCTATGaa ATTTATATGGTTTTATCAAGTAGTGCAAGAAAGGATGAAATGAATATTATGGATTTTTTTCCTAGTAATTCTTTATTGTATCCATTGGATTTTCAAAAGAATTGGCAAGCATCCGAACCTATCCcattaaatatacattataGTGTTCc AGCATATGGGGATAAGGATATGCTTAATTCGTTAGAGTATCATAATGAtttagaaatatataataatgaaaaa GAGGAAATCAAACGAAGAATTATAAGCGAACAGAAAAGGATGGAGGATAACCTATGGAATAAAATTCAACTTTtgaaattaaaacaaaa GAGAATTGAGAACCAGAATTATTtaagataa